A DNA window from Plasmodium brasilianum strain Bolivian I chromosome 12, whole genome shotgun sequence contains the following coding sequences:
- a CDS encoding STP1 protein has protein sequence MEKCLSLDLSVKGSKAFEFYIQPEFTRILSYVRNVTRTLYNENNKKTFRNTCLELASYLIKNKTPSRYYMHEKERWEGALKDRVKSHYKPLHEKFGGCFPIFDENDKKLLNLNYEAENFCEENKNKREDILSQCSNNRHTTSSNCDETCYNRINTYNEWIDNKQKYFKDNEWLVKKSCKNALNQFPKRSCNILDSKTFKKLHNRSPPLPSFTPGQHKIEEEKTSSQEVNRDAKDNLPNPQIPKEQTISVTQGEEAKRDQEIQQVRQPHPQVLSSTEPPGITDKSTEIQDSPSDQDEESEIVSQLKNKGPFPSGPNIPQSPDSQVSLAKHSSETSLLTDEVAVSSSNFPNSMEHPKILVEMFKKKKKIRRRQAKFLRLLVPSFSNNKNKYLTDVHLEYSIYNEEEIKKIKINEFTKNINLSNRKKERSKTIIELHMEVLEEFRKEEWENNKEEFLEICIDGITKKEYITNTNLANDKNIMENIKSSSDIKKQNIHWNKWIERHRNISEKLKNVDWFNNLKNEWKKELLYIQEMEELKKKCSNENYNTLYLEREKNLWKQWISKKAILIDQYLEQDCFKESSEDSHNTSDECLNEYTKSYVSLLNIEEFQHKENYEELYKYIKTKLLTKLGVLVFMTIFEECKKELNFENRESYLDSSINEWKTEEYSDKKQEITKNIIAYNFIDIENKKNYIFHSHIGKHCFSNEIEEYICEDDRCKFFC, from the exons ATGGAAAAATGCTTATCCCTG GATTTAAGTGTTAAAGGTTCTAAGGCATTTGAATTCTATATTCAACCAGAATTTACAAGGATTCTATCATATGTACGAAATGTAACTCGTACTTTATATAatgagaataataaaaaaacgtTCAGGAATACATGCCTAGAATTGGCTAGTTATCTAATTAAGAATAAGACTCCATCACGATACTATATGCATGAAAAAGAAAGGTGGGAAGGAGCATTAAAGGATAGGGTGAAATCTCACTATAAACCGCTACATGAAAAATTTGGTGGATGCTTTCCAATTTTCGATGAGAACGataaaaaacttttaaatttaaactATGAAGCAGAAAATTTTtgtgaagaaaataaaaacaaaagagaAGATATACTATCACAGTGCTCTAATAACAGACATACTACTTCAAGTAATTGTGATGAAACATGTTATAATagaattaatacatataatgagTGGATTGACAATAAACAGAAGTATTTTAAGGATAACGAATGGCTTGTTAAAAAATCATGTAAAAATGCATTAAACCAATTTCCAAAAAGAAGTTGCAACATACTTGATagtaaaacatttaaaaaactaCATAATCGTTCACCTCCCCTCCCCTCATTTACTCCGGGTCAACATAAAattgaagaagaaaaaacgaGTTCACAAGAAGTAAATAGAGATGCAAAAGATAATCTACCTAATCCTCAAATTCCCAAGGAACAAACTATTTCAGTAACCCAAGGAGAAGAAGCTAAACGTGACCAGGAAATTCAACAGGTACGACAACCTCATCCTCAAGTGTTATCGTCAACTGAACCTCCAGGTATAACAGATAAAAGTACAGAAATTCAAGATAGTCCTTCTGACCAAGATGAAGAATCAGAAATAGTATCacaactaaaaaataaaggtcCATTTCCATCAGGCCCTAATATACCACAATCTCCAGATTCTCAAGTGTCACTAGCAAAGCATTCTTCTGAAACTAGTTTGTTGACTGATGAAGTAGCCGTTTCTTCTTCAAATTTCCCTAATTCTATGGAACACCCTAAAATTCTAG TTGagatgtttaaaaaaaaaaaaaagattagaAGAAGACAAGCGAAATTCCTAAGATTACTAGTACCTTCATTTTCTAACAACAAAAACAAGTATTTAACAGATGTTCATTTAGAATActcaatatataatgaagaagaaataaaaaaaattaaaataaatgaatttacaaaaaatataaacttgTCAAatcgaaaaaaagaaagatcCAAAACCATAATAGAATTACATATGGAAGTACTCGAAGAATTCAGAAAAGAAGAATGGGAAAACAACAAAGAGGAATTCTTAGAAATATGTATTGATGGGAtcacaaaaaaagaatacataACAAATACTAATTTAGCAAatgacaaaaatataatggaaaatattaaaagtagcagtgatattaaaaaacaaaatattcattGGAATAAATGGATTGAAAGACATAGAAATATTTccgaaaaattgaaaaacgTAGATtggtttaataatttaaaaaatgaatggaaaaaagaactactttatatacaagaaatggaagaattaaaaaagaaatgttcTAATGAGAACTACAACACACTATATTTAGAAAGAGAGAAAAATCTGTGGAAACAGTGGATATCAAAAAAGGCCATTCTTATAGACCAATATTTGGAACAGGACTGCTTTAAAGAATCCTCAGAGGATTCGCATAATACGTCAGATGAATGTCTAAATGAATATACTAAAAGTTATGTATCACTACTAAATATAGAAGAATTTCAGCACAAAGAAAATTATGaggaattatataaatatataaaaacaaaattattgaCAAAGCTGGGTGTTTTAGTATTTATGACTATATTTGAAGAATGTAAAAAAGAGTTGAACTTTGAAAATAGGGAATCATATTTGGACAGTTCCATAAATGAATGGAAGACAGAAGAATATTCAGATAAGAAACaagaaattacaaaaaatataattgcatataatttcattgatatagaaaataaaaaaaattacatatttcaTTCTCATATAGGGAAACATTGCTTCAGTAACGAGATAGAAGAGTATATATGTGAAGATGATAGATGTAAATTCTTTTGTTAA
- a CDS encoding PIR protein: MTSENSENNDNSVELFLKNKEEFIVLSQVKRRGIQILESIYLNYKINEDNQYSDDYIWFNGYKEISSHIDNTCMQEIKKVDQHILKKLENLYKLYPGFKDYRSNKNKAESCENPENGYKFYIEHYKECNGNIKN; this comes from the exons atGACGTCCGAAAATTCAGAGAATAAC GATAATTCTGTAgaattatttcttaaaaataaagaggaaTTTATTGTGCTATCTCAAGTGAAGCGCAGGGGAATACAAATCCTGGAAAGTatt TACTTGAATTACAAGATAAATGAAGATAATCAATATAGTGATGATTACATTTGGTTTAATGGATATAAGGAAATTTCATCCCATATAGATAATACATGTATgcaggaaataaaaaaagttgatcagcatattttaaagaaactTGAAAACCTATACAAATTATATCCGGGTTTTAAAGATTACAGATCTAATAAGAATAAAGCTGAAAGTTGTGAAAATCCTGAAAATGGTTACAAGTTTTATATTGAACATTACAAGGAATGTAATGGAAATATAAAGAACTAA
- a CDS encoding hypothetical protein (Plasmodium exported protein) produces the protein MEGKNKLPFYIKICTFHLLTWICNFYIDQRNSYNFLNKMNNIDIKLVTRTYRLLGKRKWRTCSYNTLIKEEIPNNVEYEKKDMYNNEKLSKGKNKILKEYSLNNSQDYGQSSISKSSVRNRENSYYGKRMLDKIYYKNKVKDSINADFMFLKKDILHKLGALCFLFIFIATFAILILGYRLFRIYMAKKTTTVSQFSLHPTSTGLLLLGIIVIPLIIYIGRKLITNVKLTYKKCELNNTAYPCFRKVFFL, from the exons atggaaggaaaaaataagttacccttttatattaaaatatgtacttTTCACCTCTTAACTTggatatgtaatttttatatcgATCAG AGGAACTCTTATAACTTTTTGAATAAGATGAACAATATTGATATAAAATTAGTTACAAGAACTTATCGTTTACTAGGAAAGCGTAAATGGCGAACGTGTTCATATAACACATtgataaaagaagaaattccTAATAATGTagaatacgaaaaaaaagatatgtacaataatgaaaaattatctaaaggaaaaaataaaatactaaaggaatattcattaaataattcaCAAGATTATGGACAATCTAGTATAAGTAAATCTTCTGTGAGAAACAGAGAAAATTCATATTATGGAAAAAGAATGTtagacaaaatatattataaaaataaagttaaagATTCTATTAATGCTGactttatgtttttaaaaaaggacaTATTACACAAATTAGGTGctctttgttttttatttattttcattgcAACATTTGCAATTCTGATACTTGGATATAGACTTTTTAGAATTTATATGGCAAAAAAAACAACGACGGTTAGTCAATTTTCTTTACATCCAACTTCTACAGGGTTATTGCTATTGGGGATTATAGTTATAccattaataatttatataggAAGAAAGCTGATAACAAATGTAAagttaacatataaaaaatgtgaattaaataatactGCATACCCTTGTTTTcgaaaagtattttttttgtaa
- a CDS encoding fam-m protein has protein sequence MELNINRISFIIISAFILLTKIFFFNHDMTTFNRFLCEKFVHCRKLDTRNYRLLSKYKQDKDSTNVWLPENFPNNRKREKKNITNNKKWASEKHKKSNDNLMNKAQYYTEVVDYNNGIFDGKHFHFEKKLIKKRDYDDFLERQRRIIDIALKKITFRNYGFGGTIFLLFFLLGIGLPILQGFKLLQSAGDVIKTLPGMTDLWGYVEGLLGDAKCHFFIISFGILMVILFVILIIMFPKILKNNEKYNKLKMMME, from the exons atggaactaaatattaatagaatctcatttattataatatctgcttttattcttttaacgaagattttcttttttaaccATGATATG aCAACGTTTAACAGATTTTTATGCGAAAAATTTGTGCATTGTAGAAAATTAGACACAAGAAATTATCGAttattatcaaaatataaacaggATAAAGATTCAACTAATGTATGGTTACCAGAAAATTTTCCAAATAATAGAAAgcgtgaaaaaaaaaatataactaacaataaaaaatgggcttcagaaaaacataaaaaatctAATGACAATTTAATGAATAAGGCTCAATACTATACAGAAGTTGTAGATTACAATAATGGAATAtttgatggaaaacatttccattttgaaaaaaaattgatcaAAAAAAGAGATTATGATGATTTTCTAGAAAGACAGAGGAGAATTATAGATATAGCTTTAAAAAAGATTACGTTTAGAAATTACGGATTTGGAGgtactatatttttactgtttttCTTGTTGGGAATAGGACTACCAATATTACAAGGATTTAAGTTGTTGCAAAGTGCAGGGGATGTTATTAAAACATTACCAGGGATGACAGACTTGTGGGGATATGTGGAAGGATTACTAGGTGATGCAAAatgtcatttttttataatatcatttgGTATACTTAtggttatattatttgtaatacTTATAATAATGTTTCCTAAgatcttaaaaaataatgaaaaatataataaattgaaGATGATGATGGAGtaa